DNA sequence from the Nicotiana tomentosiformis chromosome 3, ASM39032v3, whole genome shotgun sequence genome:
CTGCAAAGATGGACCTAGATTGAAATTTATCTCTACTATGTTTCGGGGAAGAAGCATGGCATAAGCACCCAAAAGATCTTAAGTGACCAAGAGAAGGGGAATGTCCATGAAGTTTCTCAAAGGGTGAGAAATTATGCAGAACAGTAGAAGGAAGTCTATTAATAAGATAAGTTGCAGTCAAAACACAGTCACCCCAATACTTTAGGGGAAGGTTTGACTGAAACAACAAAGATTTGAAAACTTCAAGGAGATGCTTATGCTTCCTCTCAACCACCCCATTTTGTTAGAGGAGTATTGGGTATAGAGGTCTGGTGTAAAATACCATTAGCAGAAAAAATTGTTGGCATTCAGAACTCCCCCTAGTTCAAAAGCATTGCCACATCTAAAAGTTTTAACATGTGATTGAAAATGAACCTCGACCATAGAGACAAAGGCTTTTAGTACAGAAAGAGCATTGCTTTTGCAAGATAGTAAGTGAGTCCAAGTGACTCTAGAGTAGTCATCAACCAGAGTAAGAAAATACATAAAACCATTATAGGTTCTGGTGTGATAAGGGCCCCATATATCAAAATGAACAAGCTGAAAAGGAACACTAGAATGGATAGAACTTTCAGAAAAAGGTAATCTTTGTTACCTAGCCATGAGGCATACAGAACAAAGGAAAGCCTGTTTAGAGGGAAGCTTATCAGACAAGGATGGAATAAATTTCATCTTGTGAAAAGGCATGTGTCCCAATCTTTGATGACAAAACACATCAATTTTATTATCAACAGAAAGTGGATTACAAGGTACACAACGAGTCACAAAAGGAACTACAAAAATATTAGAACTAACTAAACTAACAGGAGCAACAGAATGAACATAAGGAGAGTCATGAATAACAAAGGAAACAGAAAAGTCACACATAGGTACAGAattaacaacaaaacaagatggTGAAGTTGTGGAAGTATCTGGAGTCAGGAAGTATAGCCCTTTATCAACTCTACCAATTTCCAACGGCCTCTTCAAAGAAGGGGCCTGTAGAAAACAAGCATAATTAGTGAGAATTGCATAACAGTCAAGTTGAGTAATCAATTTGTGAATAGAAATCAAATTGAAATGGAAAGAAGGCACAAGTAGTACATTGGGTAAAGTTATATCATGCCTAGGATGCAATGAACCAGTAGATATAACTTTCACTTTGTAACAATTAAGCAAAGTTATTAAAAATGGTTTGGACAAAGGTTGTAGATTATGAAGGAAGTGTTTGTGAGGTGTCATGTGATTAGTGACACCTGAATCCAAAATTCAAGGGTCTACTTCTAATTGTAAAATAGCACATTCATGAAGCTCAGGAGAATCAAAAACAGATTTAAATATACCTGCAAAACTGGCAAAAGCAGCTTTATCACCAATAGAACCCTCAGGGGTGAAAGAAAGACAGGAGCTGGAGCAACATGTGCATTCTGAAGTAGACTCATAAGGTGCTGGTATTGTTCCTTAGTAAAGTCATGAGAAGTGGAACCTGGGTGACCAGAATTAATGGAAGACTTTGTCCCTTATACACAAGATGCAGAACCCTTTCTACTCTTAGTGAATTTGAAGTCTGGGAAAAATCCATGTAACTTGTAGCATTTGTCAATTGTATGTCTAGGTTTCTTGCAATATTTACAAGAAACAGAGGAAGGTTGCCTCTTTGAATCAAACTGAACCTTCTGGGAGACAAATCTGTTAGTGGAACCTGGAGCAGCTGAAGTAGAGAAAGATGCTGAATCATTGGAAAAATTAGGAATGTGAGAAGATTTTTCTTACTATGCTTTGCTGAGTGATGAGTATGGAGACATCATCAGTATATTTGTTTTGCAAGAGGAATAAGAATCGTTCAGGCCACTTAAAAATTGGAACAATTGTTGATCCTCTTAGGAAGGGCTCCACATGTGCAAGTTGTCCCTACATAAGCAGCATGAAGTTTATCCCACTAACCTCTTATCTTAGTAAAATATGTAGCAACGTCTGAGGACCCTTAACTAGTGGCGCTGATTTCCCTCTGGATTTGAATATATTTTGAACCATTTGATTGACCAAACATTTCATTTAGATCACGCCAGATGTCCTTAGATGTATTATACTCTATGAGACTAACAAAGATGTCTCGAGTCAGGGAATTAGTCCATGCAATAAGCATGTCATTGCATCTCTCCCAAGAGAAGAAATAAGGAGAATCGGGACTTGGTTGGGGATTCCTTCCAGTTACAACCCCTAGCTTGTTTTTCGCAGATAGAGCAATAAGCATGTTTCGCCTCCAAGCAACAAAACCTTGACCATCGAAATGAGGTGAAACCAAAAGATAATTAGGGTTATCGGGCGGATAAATATAGAAATGGTGTGAAGGATCAATAGAAAACAGAGTAAAGCCCTCGGACCCATAAGATGAAGATCGTGTAGCATGCGAAGTAGTAGCACAAATAGTACTTATTGTGTAGTAAATGATGATACAAGAGGCAATAAATCGACAACATCCACTAGTAATAATCAAAAATACCACTGAACTATCACAATAAACCACAAAGCAAAAAATGGAAACAGAAATTGTGCCGTACTTTCTCTACAATCCGAAGAATCAAACGTCTTGTGAGAAAATCAGAGAAATGTGAAGAAAACCCTAATTTTTGTGAACCAAAAATTGATGTCGCTAGAAAAATACCACCAGTGAACCAACAAGGGTAGGATCGGTTGAATGCGAAAGATGATGACTGTCGAACTCAccactctgataccatgttagaaCACAGAGATTCGAGATAGAGGATGAAATTTGGGGGAAAACCCTAAGACTGAACAAAGAAGGAAATGagcgaagagagagagagagatattttCTGTTTCTTGTAAAATGAATTGTCTGTACAAAAATGTAATCAACCATGCTTTTATTTTCTACAATACAATGAATAATGAAATGCTTAGTCTTAAAGCTAACTGGACCGGGTCAACACTTATTGTTGGGCCTTCTCTTCAGCTCTTGCGGATTGGGCATGAATATGTCTTTGGGCCACATTCATGTTTACAATACTCTTATTAGTCATTAACACGAGCTTTGGTCGAATGAAGGATCAATCTTAAGTTTCTTGTAAACCATCAAGCATGAGTTATAACTTGAATCGTGTATAAAAAGAACGATTGAATATTTTTTTTAGATTTGAAAATAAAGGATAGCCCGGTGCACAAGGTATCCGGTGTTTACACAGtatccggggaagggccgcaccccaaggggtgtgatgtagacagtctaCCCCAATACAAGCACTAGTAGCTGCTTCTACAGTCGAACTACATAGACAACTTTACCATTGCTCCAAGGCTCCGATCCCCTTTTGAAcgatttgatatttttctgatTTTCAAAAATAAGTAGTATAATTTTACAAAGTTTTGTTTTTATACGTAATGATATTTTGTaacttaaattttaaagaaaaatttaatAGGTTCGTCTATGGGGGTTAAAAGAAAAGACGACAAAGGAAAACCGCAAGAAGGAAGCAATAGCAAAGACCATGAGCAAACGACGCTTGCGGATAATTCATGAAATTTTCACGGCTATTTTTGTCTGGCCATCAATCACCAATCTTAACAAGCTCTACATACCACAACTTACATAAATAAAAGGGCAGTCCCTCTCAACAGAATGCACAATCATTTCTTTGATTGTCCTTTTTGTCAATAGAAAACTCTTCTATTGTTTCTATTAAAATCAAACtaagaaaccaaaaaaaaaagaagaaaaaaacgaAAATTGAATATGGAAAAGTTGAGATTTGTTCTTGTGTTGCTGACATTGTGTCTTTCAACATCACTAGTAAAAGGAGGAGatccttttttgttttttgaatggAAAGTCACTTATGGCACTATCTCTACCCTTGGTGTACCCCAACAAGTTATTTTGATCAATGGCCAATTTCCCGGACCTATAATTAATGGCACCTCCAACAATAATATTGTTGTCAATGTCTTCAATCAGTTGGACGAGCCGTTCCTTTTTACATGGAACGGTGTCCAACAGAGGAAGAATTCGTGGCAAGAAGGTACCCTTGGCACCAATTGTCCCATTCCTCCCGGGAGCAATTTTACGTATCAATTCCAGGTCAAGGATCAAATTGGAAGCTTTTACTATTACCCCACCACAGCTTTGCATCGTGCAGCGGGTGGGTATGGTGGGATAAGTGTCCATAGTCGCGCATTGATTCCCATCCCCTTTGATGTTAACCCTGCAGACGAATTCTTCGTCCTTGTAAGTGATTGGTACACCAAAAGTCATTCCCAATTGAGGAAGCTTTTGGATAGTGGGCGCTCCGCGGGAAGGCCCAACGGAGTCATCATCAATGGCAAAAGTGGCAAAGGCGATAACAAGGACGAGCCAATGTTCACTATGACCCCTGGAAAGACGTATAGGTACAGGTTTTGTAACGTTGGCATGAAGGATTCTATCAACGTTAGAATCCAAGGACACATCATGAAATTAGTTGAGATCGAAGGATCTCACACCGTACAAAACATGTACGATTCACTTGATGTTCACCTCGGACAGTGTATGTCTGTTCTGGTAACTGCTGATAAGGACCCTAAGGATTACTTCCTCGTGGCCTCCACGCGATTCACAAAGGAACCACACACTGCTACCGCCACTATCCGTTACGGCAATGGCAAAGGCGCCCCGGCCTCATTAGAATTGCCAAAGGCTCCAATCGGTTGGGCTTGGTCACTTAACCAGTTCCGCTCATTCCGTTGGAATTTGACAGCAAGTGCAGCTAGACCTAATCCACAGGGATCCTACCACTACGGCCAGATCAACATCACGCGTACCATAAAACTAGTGAACACGGCGGGATCAGTGGATGGAAAGCTTCGATATGCAATCAACGGTGTTTCACATGTGAATCCTGAGACTCCAATTAAGTTGGCTGAGTACTATAGTGTTGCTGACAAGGTTTTCAAGTATGATATTATTAAGGATGATTATGAAGCTCCAACTGCTAAAACAGAAGAGAAGATTACACTTGCACCAAATGTAGTAAATGGCACTTATCGCAACTTTGTGGAGATCATCTTTGAGAACCACGAGAAGAGTGTTCAATCTTTTCACTTGGCTGGATACTCTTTCTTTGCTGTTGCGTAAGTACCTTTTGTCCAAACCTCTACTCTCCCTTTAATTTAGAATATTTTAATCATACTCAAGAATGCTATGTTCGCCACTTTACATTACTAACTTTACTAGAGTCAAATTCAAATTTTGATTTAAATAGGTTCAAGCTAAGGATTTGAATTCTTTGAAAATATGAGATTAGAACATAGTAATTCAATTTTTATAGGTTTTCACGAATATATTTATGGCTAAATAAAcaaaattatgggttcaaatcCATCCCTAACATAGACGGATCTAAGATCTGAACATTATAGGTTCGAGCCCAAAATTCAACTAGAGCCCACAGAATTCTGATTTGTACTCATTTAGTGAACTTTTTAACTTATATACAGTGTTTGAGTCAAAGTTATTAGGTTCGAATGAACCTATAACTTTTGCACTACATCTGCCTCTGATCCCTAAAGTTGTACATGCGTCACTATTAGTCAGTGATGGATGTAGTTTACAGTATTTTGACGCGTagcgtgtgtgtatatatatgtgtgagcGCGCGCGTGTGTGAATATCCACTAAAATTCTAACAAATATTAGACCTGAATCCATAATTTTAATAGTACAATAATTTTAGTATAAAAATGTTAAATTAATTGTGAAtctatcatgtttaaattttaatGAAATGACATGGTTTATATATGTAGGATTGAACCAGGGAAATGGACAGCAGAGAAGAGGAAGAACTACAACTTGCTTGATGCAGTGTCAAGGAATACCATCCAAGTTTATCCTAATTCATGGGCAGCAATCATGACTACTATTGACAATGCTGGCCTTTGGAACTTAAGGTCAAACTCTCTTGAAAGGCAATACTTAGGACAACAGCTTTACTTCAGTGTCCTCTCTCCAAAAAGAGATTTGAAAGATGAATACAATATGCCTGACAATGATATCTTGTGTGGTATTATCAAGGACATGCCTCTTCCAAAACCTTATTCCGTATAAAACATTAATATTCTTATGTAtgatttcagaataattttttttGCTCCTAACTCATGTAGGGCTTAATATTCTGAGTTAGAATGAAGATAGCATaaaccccccccccaaaaaaaaaggaaaaaaaaattgacAAGAAATCCATGTTTGTATAAGGGGATTGAAGAGTTTTGGGTGACTTCAAGTTTTGGGTGACAAAAATCTCAAATTCTTGGTCTACTATTCCCTAACACATTGGCCAGCCTTTTGTACATGCAGAATGAAATTccttctatttttttcttttaaatagcTTAGTCAAGAAATAATTTTGTTATTTGTTTCTGAATGCATTGAACAAATCATCACTTATAAATAAGAGGACAATGAATGTTTTCCATCCTCCTTTGTACCTTTTAACTTTGTTATTTCTCTTCTTTGCACTTGGGTTTcattttttcatttattttcaaATGATAAGAGTACTCAAAGAATGATATTGGATCCCTCCGTACCAATTTATGTCACTTTTCGTTTATCGAGattcaaactttttaattttcaTAGAATTTAAGATAAAATTAACATATTAAGAAATTACGTAAAAAATACTATAAGTCACATTAATtaataattcaaaaatatttaaaagacacATAAAAGAATCGCGGTCAAAGAAGGATTAGTTTGACTCTCGAAATCGGAACAccttcacataaattgggacggagagagtaGATCTCATTTGGATGTTTTACCCACACCTCACAAACAAGAAGGCAATTAAGAAGCCATCATTGTACAAACAACAAAGTTTTTGGAATAATCCCAAAGCCTTATACATACATTTTGACAC
Encoded proteins:
- the LOC138907373 gene encoding uncharacterized protein; this translates as MLIALSAKNKLGVVTGRNPQPSPDSPYFFSWERCNDMLIAWTNSLTRDIFVSLIEYNTSKDIWRDLNEMFGQSNASFSTSAAPGSTNRFVSQKVQFDSKRQPSSVSCSTSHDFTKEQYQHLMSLLQNAHVAPAPVFLSPLRVLLVIKLLLPVLQAPSLKRPLEIGRVDKGLYFLTPDTSTTSPSCFVVNSVPMCDFSVSFVIHDSPYVHSVAPVSLVSSNIFVVPFVTRCVPCNPLSVDNKIDVFCHQRLGHMPFHKMKFIPSLSDKLPSKQAFLCSLVHFDIWGPYHTRTYNGFMYFLTLVDDYSRVTWTHLLSCKSNALSVLKAFVSMVESNLPLKYWGDCVLTATYLINRLPSTVLHNFSPFEKLHGHSPSLGHLRSFGDIIFYEHVFPYQPSAFNPSSSPFVDISPPSATSQPVCLYILVLFDSTNVPFVGGAASLNGCR
- the LOC104117224 gene encoding L-ascorbate oxidase homolog codes for the protein MEKLRFVLVLLTLCLSTSLVKGGDPFLFFEWKVTYGTISTLGVPQQVILINGQFPGPIINGTSNNNIVVNVFNQLDEPFLFTWNGVQQRKNSWQEGTLGTNCPIPPGSNFTYQFQVKDQIGSFYYYPTTALHRAAGGYGGISVHSRALIPIPFDVNPADEFFVLVSDWYTKSHSQLRKLLDSGRSAGRPNGVIINGKSGKGDNKDEPMFTMTPGKTYRYRFCNVGMKDSINVRIQGHIMKLVEIEGSHTVQNMYDSLDVHLGQCMSVLVTADKDPKDYFLVASTRFTKEPHTATATIRYGNGKGAPASLELPKAPIGWAWSLNQFRSFRWNLTASAARPNPQGSYHYGQINITRTIKLVNTAGSVDGKLRYAINGVSHVNPETPIKLAEYYSVADKVFKYDIIKDDYEAPTAKTEEKITLAPNVVNGTYRNFVEIIFENHEKSVQSFHLAGYSFFAVAIEPGKWTAEKRKNYNLLDAVSRNTIQVYPNSWAAIMTTIDNAGLWNLRSNSLERQYLGQQLYFSVLSPKRDLKDEYNMPDNDILCGIIKDMPLPKPYSV